The region GCCACATCATCATGCCACTCAGGGTATTGTATCTTCCTTTCTGTTCCTCGGGCACGGTTTTCAAACCGAGTCGATCCTTGAGCTCGGGAATCGGAATCAACCCATCAAGGAGCCACGACCCGTCTTCGCGTCGCACGCCCCAGACATCTTCGGGGTCGCGTGGCTTGAATTCTCCGGCGAGGGCTTCGAGCACATCTTGGAGCGTGATCAGCCCCAGGACCTCGCCGTACTCGTCGATGGCGAAAACCATCTGCACTCCAGACTCGCGGAACTGTTCCAGCAACTTCATGCCGGTGAGGGTTTCTGGCACGAAAACAGCCGGTTGGAGATAATCTTCGATGTTGCTGGTTTCGGCCTTGATGCGTTGCTTCAGCAAGCGTTTCGCGGTGATGATGCCAACGATATCGTGCAGCCCGCCGCGGCAGACGGGATAGCGCGAATGGTCGGAGTCCATCAGTTCGTCCAGGCTGCTTTCAAGGGGCTTCTCGATGTCGAGGGCGATGATTTCGCTTCGCGGCGTCATCAGCGAAGAAATTTGTCGATCGTCCAGCCTGAAAACATTGCGCATTATCTCGTGTTCTTGTTTTTCAAGGACTCCGGCTTGCGATCCCTCGGTCAGCATCGAATGGATATCCTCTTCCGTGATGTTGGCGCTGTTGAGTTCTTTTTTGCCCATGAGACGCAGCAGGCCATCGGTCGAGACGGACAGCAGGAAAATGAACGGACGGGATATGGAGGCCAGGAGCGAGATAGGCCTGGCCATGAATGTCGCGATTCCTTCGGCCCGGAATTGTCCAATTCTTTTCGGCACGAGTTCTCCGACGACAATCGACAGGTAGGTGATGGACACCACGGCGATGGTCGTGGCCGCGATCGCGCTCGATTGTTCGTCAAGTCCGAATCGGGCGAAGATGACGGCGAGGGGATCCGCCAGCGCCGCTTCGCCGATCATGCCGTTCAGGATGCCGATGGCGGTGATCCCGATCTGGACCGTGGACAGAAATTGTGTCGGCTCTTCTCCAAGCTCGATGGCGAGCAGCGCCGAGGCGTCGCCGTTATCGGCCAGGCGTTGCAGGCGATTTTTTTTCGCGGTCACGAGAGCTATTTCCGACATGGCGAATATGCCATTGAGCACGATCAGCAGCACAATTATCGCGATATCCATCCTGTCTCCTGAGGGTACCCCGTGCTACCGGCACGGGATTCATGAATGTATCGAGGTGTGGCTTGGGTGCCCTGTCACGGGCGTGAACGACCAGGGACTGCGTTATTGCGCGGGAACGGCGCGGCGCGTTGGGCAAAGAATGCCCGTGGGGTTTGGCGGTCGGGCTGGCAGACTCGGAGCGCGCGCCTTGCCGCCGTCCCCCACGGGGGAAATCAGGGAGAGGTCCGTCGGGCCGGAGCACTCATTCAGCCATGACGAATTTTCCGTCCTTGACCTGGACCATGACCATGGAATCCACATCCAGGCCGTTGTGATCCTCGGCGGTTAGGTTGTAGGTGCCCGAGACGCCGACATAGTTCGAGGTGCCTTCAATGGCCGCGCGTAGGGCCTCGGGCTCGGTGCCGGCTTTTTTGATGGCGTTGGCCACGAGCATGATCGCGTCCCAGGCATAGCCGGAATGGGTGTTGATGGGGAACTGTTTGTCGTAACCCTTGTCCGTGTAGAGCGTGATGAATTCGCGAATGACCGGTTTTTGCGGATCGGAATCGGGCAGGGCATCGGCCACCATGAGCTTGGTGGCGGGCATGCGGTCGCCTTCGCTGGCCGGGCCGGCGAGTTCGATGTACTTGGGGTCGGGCAGACCATGACATTGGAACAGGGGCAGCTCGATGCCAAGCTGGGCCCTGTTCTTGGCCACGATGGCTCCGGCCGGACCCGTGGTCCAGACCACCAGGGCCTGGGGCGCGGTGTTCTTGGCCTTGGTCAACTGGGCGGTCATGTCCGTGTCGCGGGCCCCGAAGGATTCCGTGATCAGCATTTCGATGCCGTATTTCGGTCCCAGTTCTTCCATCCAGCGCATGCCGTCCTTGCCGAAGCCGTCATCGGCCGAAAGCAGGGCGATCTTGGTCAGGCCCTTGTCCTTGAGGTACATGAACAGGCGTTCCACGGCCGTCTTGGACCGCTGGGGAGATTTGAAGACCCAGTCGTACGGGCCGAATTTTCCGCCCATGATCACCGGGTCGCCGCCCACGGTCATGACGATGGGCGTTTTGCCCGCGTGCACGAATTTCTTCACGCTCATGCCTTCATCGGTCAGGGTCGGGCCGATGATGGCCGTGACCGCGTCCTTGTGAATGAATTTGTTGACGATGGTCGCGGCCTTGGCGGGATCGCTTTCCGTGTCGGCCACGAGCAGTTCCAGCTTTTTGCCGTCGATGCCGCCCTCGGCGTTGAGTTTGTCCACGATCATTTCGGCCACCAGCTTGGTCGGGGTGCCAATGAAGGCGGCCCGGCCGGACAGATCGAAAAAGGCTCCGATCCTGATGGTGTCCTCGGCCAGGGCCGGGGCGGCCAGCATGAGCAGGCCGGCCAGCAAGGCGCACAGTTTCCGCATGATTGTCTCTCCTTTCAGATGTTGTGGCCCGAACCCGTGGGGCGCCCGGAGCCGGCGTTAGACGATTTCGTCCTGAATACGTGTATCGAAGACTCGCTGGCTCTTGCGCTCCGAGCGCGGCAGGCCGGCGTAGTCCACCAGCTCGATGTCCGCCGAAACCAAAAGTTGTTTCTTGATCTGGTGGGCGCATTCGTGAACGAGTTCGGGACCGCGTTTTTCGCTCACGTTTTCGGCCCGTTCCACCACCAGACGCATATGATCCCGGCCGGCCTCGTCCCTGGTCAGGTGGATTTGGTATTCCGAACCCAGTCCCGGCACGGCGGACAGAATGGTGTCGATGGAGCTGGGGTAGATGTTCACGCCGCGAAATTTGATGGTGTCGTCGCTTCGGCCCTTGATGCGCGAATGCCGGGGCATGATGCTGCCGCAGCTGCACGGACCGGGCAGAAGTCGGGTGATGTCGCGGGTGCGGTAGCGGATCAGTGGCGCCCCTTCCTTGCGCAGGGTGGTCACGACCATTTCTCCCCATTCACCGTCCGGCACGGGCTTCAGGGTTTCCGGATCGAGGATTTCCAGCAGGTAATAGTCGGCCCAGTAGTGGATGCAGTCATGGTCCGGGCATTCGATGCCCGCGCCGGGTCCGTAGAGTTCGGTCAGGCCGGTGATGTCGAAAAGTTCGGCCCCGCCGAACAGTTCGGAGATTTTTTTGCGCATGGACCGGCTGGAACGTTCCGAGCCGTAAATGATTTTGCGCACGGCGATTTTGTCGGCGATGCCGCGTTTGTGGATTTCCTCGGCCATGAGCAGGGCCATGGACGCCGTGGAGCAGAATACCGTGGACTGGAAGTCGAGCAGAAACTGGATCTGCATGTCGATGTTGCCCGGCCCCACGGGCACGGCCAGGGCTCCGACCTTTTCGCACCCGAGCTGGAAGCCCATGCCGGCCGTCCACACGCCGTAGCCCACGGCGATCTGGACCCGGTCCAGGGGCGTGACCCCGGCCGTCTGGTAGCATCGGGCGAACATATCGGTCCAGTCATCCAGGTCTTTTTGGGTATAGCACAGGACCTTGCGTTTGCCGGTGGTGCCGGAACTGGCGTGGACGCGCACGATGTGCTCGAAGGGCACGCTCTTGAGCGGAAAGGGATAGCCGTCGCGCAGATCCTCGGTGGTGGTGAAGGGCAGCCGGGCCAGATCGTCGAGGCTTTGGATGCTGTCCGGGGTCAGGCCCAGGGCGTCGAACTTGGCCCGGTAGGCTGGGCATCCCTCGTAGGCGTGGCGGACGGTCCATGCGAGGCCTTCGAGCTGATGGGCGCGCAGGTCTTCCATGGAGGCGAATGAGGGCATGAAATTGGTGTGCATCGTGGGTTTCTCCAAGCGGATGTTGGTCAGGCCGGCCGCGCCCAGGCGGCTGGCGGCGGGATTTTCCTGGCTGGCCGCGCCGAGGAAGGCGGCGCGCAGGGCCGGGTCGTTCAAGAGGTCGCGGCTGGCTCCGTGCTCGACGATGCGGCCGTGCGCCAGCAGATAGGCCGTGTCCGAGGCGGACAAGGCCCTGGCCGCGTTTTGCTCGACAATGAGGATGGTCGAGCCGGCCCGGGCCAGTTGGTGGATGATGGCGAAAATTTCATCGGTGACGAGCGGCGCCAGACCCAGGCTGGGCTCGTCCAGGAGCAAGATCCGGGGGTGGGCCATGAGGGCCCGGCCCATGGCCAGCATTTGCTGCTCTCCCCCGGACAGCGTGCCGGCGAGCTGGGCCCGGCGCATCTTGAGCTTGGGGAAGCGGGCAAAGACTTCCTCCAGCCGGTGGGCAGTCTCGGCCGGGGATAGTTTGAGCGGAATGGCGCCCAGGCGCAGATTGTCCAGGACCGGCAAGTTGGGGAACACCTCGCGCCCTTCCGGAGACAGGGCCAGGCCCAGGCGGACCATCTTGGCCGGGGATGCGCTGGTCACGATCCGGCCGTCCAGGCTGATTTTCCCGCCCGTGGGCCTGACCAGACCCATCAGACATTTGAGCAGGGTGCTTTTGCCCGCGCCGTTGGCCCCGACCAGGGCCACGGTTTCCCCGGCGGCGATACGCAGGTCGATGCCGAACAATGCCTGGGCCGCGCCGTAATGCGCCGTGAGGTTGGTGATGGTCAGCATCAGGCCGTTGCCTCCATGCGTCCGAGATAGGCTTCGAGCACTAGCGGGTTGCGCCGGATTTCATCGGGAGTTCCCGTGGCGATGCACGCCCCGCTGTCCAGAACCACCACATGGTCGGCGATGCTCATGACCAGGTCCATGTCGTGCTCCACGAGCACGATGGTGTGCCCGTCGCGTTTCAAGAGCCGGAGCTGCTCGCCCACGGCGGCCGTTTCCTCGGCGTTGAGGCCGGCCACGGGCTCGTCGAGCAGGAGCAGTTTGGGCTGCCCGACCGTGGCCCTGGCCAATTCGACCCGTTTTTTGTCGCCATAGGCCAGGATTCCGGCCGGCCAGTCGGCCTTGTCGGCCAGACCATAGTGGTCCAGGGCGTCCAGGGCGCGCAGGCGCAAGGCCCGTTCGCGGTGACGCAGATAGGGCAGGCGGAGCATGGCCATGACCATGGATGATCCGGCTTCCAGGGTCAGGCCGGTCAGGACATTCTCCAGAACGGAAAGGCGCGGGAACAGGCGCAGGTTTTGAAAGGTGCGGTGGATGCCCATCCGTGTCACGCGGTGGGCGGGCAGTCCGGCGATGTCCTGACCGAGAAAGTGGATGGCGCCGCTGGTCGGGGCCAAGACGCCGGTCATGCAATTGATGAGGGTGCTCTTGCCGGCGCCGTTGGGGCCGATCAGGGCCGTGACCAAGCCCTTGGCGGCGACCATGGTCACGTTGTTCAGGGCGGGCAGACCGCCGAAATTTTTGTGCACCTGTTCAAGACGAAGCATGGACGCGCCTCCGCAAGGCCAGGCGGACCTTGATGATTTCGGCCAGTCCCGTGATCAGGCCCTGGGGCAGGAACATCAGCACCAGCACCAGGATGCCGCCGTGGACGAAGTCCTTGTAGGTTTCGAACAAGTCCATCCACTCCGGGAGCAGGGTGATGAAGGCCGCTCCGAAAATCGAGCCCCACACGGAGCCCATGCCGCCGATCACGACCATGATGGCCAAATCCGTGGAGGCGAAGATGCCAAACGTGTCCGGGCTGACGTAGCAGTAACAGTGGGCGAAAAGGCTTCCGGCCAGGGATGCCAGCACGGCCGAGAGCACGAAGATTTTGGTTTTGGCCACGTG is a window of Deltaproteobacteria bacterium DNA encoding:
- a CDS encoding HlyC/CorC family transporter — encoded protein: MDIAIIVLLIVLNGIFAMSEIALVTAKKNRLQRLADNGDASALLAIELGEEPTQFLSTVQIGITAIGILNGMIGEAALADPLAVIFARFGLDEQSSAIAATTIAVVSITYLSIVVGELVPKRIGQFRAEGIATFMARPISLLASISRPFIFLLSVSTDGLLRLMGKKELNSANITEEDIHSMLTEGSQAGVLEKQEHEIMRNVFRLDDRQISSLMTPRSEIIALDIEKPLESSLDELMDSDHSRYPVCRGGLHDIVGIITAKRLLKQRIKAETSNIEDYLQPAVFVPETLTGMKLLEQFRESGVQMVFAIDEYGEVLGLITLQDVLEALAGEFKPRDPEDVWGVRREDGSWLLDGLIPIPELKDRLGLKTVPEEQKGRYNTLSGMMMWLVGSVPRTCDVAEWEGWRLEVIDLDGNRVDKVLASQASPDSDSPSKP
- a CDS encoding ABC transporter substrate-binding protein, with protein sequence MRKLCALLAGLLMLAAPALAEDTIRIGAFFDLSGRAAFIGTPTKLVAEMIVDKLNAEGGIDGKKLELLVADTESDPAKAATIVNKFIHKDAVTAIIGPTLTDEGMSVKKFVHAGKTPIVMTVGGDPVIMGGKFGPYDWVFKSPQRSKTAVERLFMYLKDKGLTKIALLSADDGFGKDGMRWMEELGPKYGIEMLITESFGARDTDMTAQLTKAKNTAPQALVVWTTGPAGAIVAKNRAQLGIELPLFQCHGLPDPKYIELAGPASEGDRMPATKLMVADALPDSDPQKPVIREFITLYTDKGYDKQFPINTHSGYAWDAIMLVANAIKKAGTEPEALRAAIEGTSNYVGVSGTYNLTAEDHNGLDVDSMVMVQVKDGKFVMAE
- a CDS encoding ATP-binding cassette domain-containing protein, whose protein sequence is MLTITNLTAHYGAAQALFGIDLRIAAGETVALVGANGAGKSTLLKCLMGLVRPTGGKISLDGRIVTSASPAKMVRLGLALSPEGREVFPNLPVLDNLRLGAIPLKLSPAETAHRLEEVFARFPKLKMRRAQLAGTLSGGEQQMLAMGRALMAHPRILLLDEPSLGLAPLVTDEIFAIIHQLARAGSTILIVEQNAARALSASDTAYLLAHGRIVEHGASRDLLNDPALRAAFLGAASQENPAASRLGAAGLTNIRLEKPTMHTNFMPSFASMEDLRAHQLEGLAWTVRHAYEGCPAYRAKFDALGLTPDSIQSLDDLARLPFTTTEDLRDGYPFPLKSVPFEHIVRVHASSGTTGKRKVLCYTQKDLDDWTDMFARCYQTAGVTPLDRVQIAVGYGVWTAGMGFQLGCEKVGALAVPVGPGNIDMQIQFLLDFQSTVFCSTASMALLMAEEIHKRGIADKIAVRKIIYGSERSSRSMRKKISELFGGAELFDITGLTELYGPGAGIECPDHDCIHYWADYYLLEILDPETLKPVPDGEWGEMVVTTLRKEGAPLIRYRTRDITRLLPGPCSCGSIMPRHSRIKGRSDDTIKFRGVNIYPSSIDTILSAVPGLGSEYQIHLTRDEAGRDHMRLVVERAENVSEKRGPELVHECAHQIKKQLLVSADIELVDYAGLPRSERKSQRVFDTRIQDEIV
- a CDS encoding ABC transporter ATP-binding protein, with the protein product MLRLEQVHKNFGGLPALNNVTMVAAKGLVTALIGPNGAGKSTLINCMTGVLAPTSGAIHFLGQDIAGLPAHRVTRMGIHRTFQNLRLFPRLSVLENVLTGLTLEAGSSMVMAMLRLPYLRHRERALRLRALDALDHYGLADKADWPAGILAYGDKKRVELARATVGQPKLLLLDEPVAGLNAEETAAVGEQLRLLKRDGHTIVLVEHDMDLVMSIADHVVVLDSGACIATGTPDEIRRNPLVLEAYLGRMEATA